The DNA segment ACGCGATGTGATCAACCATGGGGTTGCCCGCAGGGTTTTTCCAATACACCAATACAGCCACCAACACCAGTAGCATATACAGGATCGTGGCCGGCGCACGTTTTCCGCGAAATACTTTATCGCTCAACCATCCACACAGCAATGTGCCGGGAATGCCCGCATATTCATAAGCGAAATAGGCCCATCCGGTTTCTCCTAAAGAGAATCCCTTGGCCTCTTTGAGATAAGTGGGCGCCCAGTCCAGTACACCATACCGCACCAGGTACACGAAGGCATTGGCGAACGCGATGTACCACAGCAGCCTGTTCACGAGTACGTAATCAAGGAATATCTTTTTGGCGCTGAGTTCCTTCTCATGTGATTCAGAATAATCCGGCGCATAATCATTTTTGTATTGTTCGATAGGTGGCAGCCCGCAGGATTGCGGCGTATCCCTCACCAGCCAGAAAGCCACCAGGGCAATCAGGAGGGCAATAAGGCCGGGAAAATAAAAAACGCTGTGCCAGTCGGCGAAGATGGCAAGTCCCAATGCGGTTAACGGACCAACCAGTCCGCCCCCAACATTATGCGCCACGTTCCATATCGCCATTTTTCCGCCGCGCTCTCTTAATGAAAACCAATGCACCATTACCCTGCCGCAAGGGGGCCATCCCATGCCCTGGAACCAACCGTTGATGAAGAGTACACTGAACATCACAGCGATGGAGCCGGTGAAGAAAGGCACCAATCCCATGGCGATCATGGTCAGCGCGGAAAGGAACAGGCCGATGGAGAGAAACTTCCGCGCATTGCTCCTGTCGGATACATTGCCCATCAGGAACTTGCTCAATCCGTAAGCAATGGAAACACCGGAAAGCGCCACGCCAAGCTCACCTTTAGAGAAACCCTTCTCCACCAGATTAGGCATGGCCATAGAGAAATTCTTTCTTACAAGGTAATAGCCCGCATACCCGATGAAAATACCGAGGAACACTTTCAGGCGGAGCGCTTTGTATTCCTTGTCTATCTCATTGGCTGGCAGCAATGGTTTGTGCGCCGCGGGCGCGAAAAAAGAGGTCATTTTCATACTATGGCAGGCTGGTCTTGCTTCTTGGGTTTATAATGTTCAGGTAAATAATATTCCACTACATTGCTGAAATCAGCCAACTGTGTTTGTTTCCAGGCGGCGTCTTTTCCCAGCAATGTGGCCATTACATCAGTCACGGCCGGGGCTATGCGCAAAGCTTCCCGCGCATCCAGCAGGATGGCCCGGGTTCGGCGCGCCAGCACATCTTCCACGGAACGCGCCATCTCCTGCTCTACCGCCCATACCACCTGCGCTACGCTGATCTTCAGTTTCTCGCTGATCCACCCGCCGTGTGCTTGCATTAATCCGCGCACCTGTTCCGCATCGGAACCATAGTAATAAAGCGGATCGTTCCAATCCGTTTTTTCCTGGTAACCATGCACCGGTAAATGACGGGTTGCGGAAACAGTTTTTCCCCATCCCGCTACCGACTCTACTTTATCAACCAGGTCTTCCCCCATCTTGCGGTACGTGGTCCATTTCCCCCCGAGTATGGTAAACAGTCCTGAAGGAGAAACTATAATCTTATGACTGCGTGAAATTTCTTTGGTCTTTTGGCCCTCTCCCTGCGGAGCGGCTAAGGGCCGAAGGCCCGCGAACACACTCAATACATCTGAGCGTTTCGGTTTCTGCACCAGGTATTGACCCGCGGTATCCAGGATAAATTGTATCTCCTGCTCCAATGCCACCGGCTCCAGGGTGGCCGTTTCCACCGGGGTATCCGTCGTACCCACAACCAGTTTACCGTGCCAGGGTACCGCGAACAACACGCGCCCATCCGGCGTTTCCGGGATCATAAGCGCTTCATTTCCGGGCAGGAACATTTTGTCGAGCACCACATGTACCCCCTGGCTGGCCGTTGTGCTTTTCTTTACGCCGGGCTGGTCCATCTTCAATATATCATCTACAAAAACACCGGTCGCGTTCACCACGGCCCTCGCTTTCAGCCGGAACAATTCCCCTGATTCCAGGTCTCGGGCCTCTACCCCGTTCACCTTACCCTGCGCATCTTTGCGGAGCGAAGTAACTTTCACATAATTCACCACTACGCCGCCCTTCTCTTCAATGGTTTGCGCAAGGTTCAGGGCCAGCCGGGCATCGTCGAACTGCCCGTCGTGGTACAATACGCCGCCTTTCAGTTTTTCCCGAACAATGTTGGGCAAACGGGAAACCACCTTTTCGGGCCCTACGAATACCGAGGCGCCGAGACTCAACTTCCCGGCGATCCAGTCGTATAACTTCAGGCCTATGGTGTATTTAATCCTGTCCCACCAGGTGTAAACGGGTATAATAAAGGAGAGATTCTTTACGAGATGGGGCGCATTTTTCACCAGCAATCCCCTTTCGATGCTTGCTTCCCTTACAAGGGCCACATCGCCCTGCGCCAGGTAGCGCACTCCTCCGTGTACCAGTTTGGTACTTTTACTGGAGGTGGATTTGGCGAAATCGGACTGTTCGAGAAGCAACACTTTGTACCCGCGCGCGGCGGCTTCCAGTGCCGTTCCCAGTCCCGTGGCCCCGCCACCTGTAACCACAAGGTCCCAGGTGATGGCTTCGCGCATCTTTTCTATACTTGAGTTCCGGTTCATTGGCGTAGATATTATATCCGGCTTATGTATCGAAAGTAGTAAAATATCTCAATGCAATGTACATCGTTTTCCGATATACCTACTTTTACGATATTAATTGATTTCGATCAAGTTGTAGGAGAGCGATTGTATTGGTGTCTCTTTGGGATTTGACAGGCTGTACTTGAAAGAAACAGTGATTTAACGGGCGGAAAGTTGGTGTTTAACTCCACATAAAAAGGGTGCACCATTTCTGATGCACCCTCTTGTTTACAATATGAGGTTTCTCTTCTATTTCAGTTTGGTAGGCTCGATTTGTTCTGTTCTGATCAATGCGCCGGTTACGGCATCTAGAATGTTCACCATCGTGATGCCTTCGATATCTTCCAGCTTCGATGTTTTGGAAAGGTCCAGGTTAAACTGTGACCTTGCTTTGATCCATTTGCCCAGGTTGGCATCGTACACACCTCCGAGTTTGTTCCAGAATCCCTGGTCGGAGGGTGTCTGGTAGTTAAAGCTCAGCGCGTTGGTGCCACTTCTGTAGTAGGGCTGCGAAGTCAGTGAAATCGGGTCCACTTTATCGTAGAAGTCTGTATTGGCGATTTTATATCCTGCAGCCGGATCCGCCTGGTAAATACTACCTCCTGCCCCGATGAAGATCACATCTATGGGAGCGGAGTTTACGTCTACGTTTATTCCTTCGAATACTGCGAACCCGGAGGCGTTTCCGCTGTTGGCGAACAACCCGGAGGTTCTGAGTCCGAAACCGTCTCCATCGGCGGTGGTATAGTTAAAGGAGCGGATCCATTTTGCCTGGGCGATGGAAGTGGAGCTTGCCCCGTTGATCATCTTAGAAGACCCGCCCACATAGAAAAATTCTCCTTTGGAAACGGTTCCCTGTGTGAGGTTGAATTTAAAGGTACGCGCCGTAGTGCCGGAAACCGCATCGGCTCCGGTGGCCCATCCTTTAATGGGGAACACACCGGTAGGGCTTGAGGTTCCGGCGTTGCTGGTTACTACCACGGAGAAGGGTGTTTCAGCAAAATCAATATCCTTTGTGGCGAGGAACTGCATGTATTCATAATTTCCGTCTCCCCCTTCCGCATCGGCCATGTAACCGGAGATAATGATGGCGGCGATATCCGGCGTGGAGCTGAGCGGCACCACATCGTTCAGGGTACGGATCCGTTGGTGCGGCGTTAAGGTTCCTTTTTCATCTTGTGTATTGAATACGATGCCGTAATAGTTCGCGCTGAAATTCAGTCCGGTTGTATTTGCAAAGGTTGCGGTGGGTATTGTACGCAGGGCAAGGTTGCCGAAGCCGTCGTTCATGATCTTATCGCCGAGGTAAGGTTCTGTCGCCTGAGGCACAGGATCGAATCCCGCTTTCACAATCGCCACGAGCGTGCATTCAAAATCGTTGGGTTTGTTCAGGATCAGATTACTTCCAACCCTGTTTGGCGGAATAGTAATATTGCTGCCTGCTTTTGTAATGGCCGATGGCTGCAATCCCACTATCTGGAGAATACCATCTTTTCTTGTAAGTGTTGTTCCTGTAACGTCCATCACTACGGAATCGCCGGGAACATAATCAGCGGCGGCAGCGCCGATCTGGATGGCCATACCACGAAGCAGTGATAACCTTCTTTTATCCTGGATAATCAGCAGCCCTTCGGGCAGGTTCTTGCCGGAATGATCAGAGATCACGACGCCTGTAATAGCGGTGGAACCGTACATGGTCTCTTCATTCAGCAAAACATCTTCCCCCTTGT comes from the Parasegetibacter sp. NRK P23 genome and includes:
- the glpT gene encoding glycerol-3-phosphate transporter, whose protein sequence is MKMTSFFAPAAHKPLLPANEIDKEYKALRLKVFLGIFIGYAGYYLVRKNFSMAMPNLVEKGFSKGELGVALSGVSIAYGLSKFLMGNVSDRSNARKFLSIGLFLSALTMIAMGLVPFFTGSIAVMFSVLFINGWFQGMGWPPCGRVMVHWFSLRERGGKMAIWNVAHNVGGGLVGPLTALGLAIFADWHSVFYFPGLIALLIALVAFWLVRDTPQSCGLPPIEQYKNDYAPDYSESHEKELSAKKIFLDYVLVNRLLWYIAFANAFVYLVRYGVLDWAPTYLKEAKGFSLGETGWAYFAYEYAGIPGTLLCGWLSDKVFRGKRAPATILYMLLVLVAVLVYWKNPAGNPMVDHIALVAIGFLIYGPVMLIGVHALELVPKKAAGTAAGLTGLFGYLGGALFANAAMGYVVDAWGWDGGFMVLIAACVLAILFTGMALRRERK
- a CDS encoding glycerol-3-phosphate dehydrogenase/oxidase, producing MNRNSSIEKMREAITWDLVVTGGGATGLGTALEAAARGYKVLLLEQSDFAKSTSSKSTKLVHGGVRYLAQGDVALVREASIERGLLVKNAPHLVKNLSFIIPVYTWWDRIKYTIGLKLYDWIAGKLSLGASVFVGPEKVVSRLPNIVREKLKGGVLYHDGQFDDARLALNLAQTIEEKGGVVVNYVKVTSLRKDAQGKVNGVEARDLESGELFRLKARAVVNATGVFVDDILKMDQPGVKKSTTASQGVHVVLDKMFLPGNEALMIPETPDGRVLFAVPWHGKLVVGTTDTPVETATLEPVALEQEIQFILDTAGQYLVQKPKRSDVLSVFAGLRPLAAPQGEGQKTKEISRSHKIIVSPSGLFTILGGKWTTYRKMGEDLVDKVESVAGWGKTVSATRHLPVHGYQEKTDWNDPLYYYGSDAEQVRGLMQAHGGWISEKLKISVAQVVWAVEQEMARSVEDVLARRTRAILLDAREALRIAPAVTDVMATLLGKDAAWKQTQLADFSNVVEYYLPEHYKPKKQDQPAIV
- a CDS encoding DUF5689 domain-containing protein — encoded protein: MKKSIIYALLLVATALSSGCKKDNYPGGMVAPILPLYDLRNLHKGEDVLLNEETMYGSTAITGVVISDHSGKNLPEGLLIIQDKRRLSLLRGMAIQIGAAAADYVPGDSVVMDVTGTTLTRKDGILQIVGLQPSAITKAGSNITIPPNRVGSNLILNKPNDFECTLVAIVKAGFDPVPQATEPYLGDKIMNDGFGNLALRTIPTATFANTTGLNFSANYYGIVFNTQDEKGTLTPHQRIRTLNDVVPLSSTPDIAAIIISGYMADAEGGDGNYEYMQFLATKDIDFAETPFSVVVTSNAGTSSPTGVFPIKGWATGADAVSGTTARTFKFNLTQGTVSKGEFFYVGGSSKMINGASSTSIAQAKWIRSFNYTTADGDGFGLRTSGLFANSGNASGFAVFEGINVDVNSAPIDVIFIGAGGSIYQADPAAGYKIANTDFYDKVDPISLTSQPYYRSGTNALSFNYQTPSDQGFWNKLGGVYDANLGKWIKARSQFNLDLSKTSKLEDIEGITMVNILDAVTGALIRTEQIEPTKLK